A genomic window from Bacillus mesophilus includes:
- a CDS encoding Rdx family protein has protein sequence MSYKIKVEFCMQUNYAPKAASFAEELFNHFRHEISSLELIPTGGGAFEVTVNDEKIYSKLEIGKFPDTGEMITKITE, from the coding sequence ATGAGCTACAAAATTAAAGTTGAATTTTGCATGCAGTGAAACTATGCACCTAAAGCTGCGAGTTTCGCAGAAGAATTATTTAATCATTTTCGCCATGAGATCTCAAGTTTAGAGCTTATTCCTACGGGCGGTGGTGCATTTGAGGTTACAGTAAACGATGAAAAAATTTACTCGAAACTAGAAATTGGTAAATTCCCAGACACCGGTGAAATGATCACAAAGATAACAGAGTAA
- the selD gene encoding selenide, water dikinase SelD, whose amino-acid sequence MSNKTIRLTQLSSKAGUGCKIGPSDLAQVLRQLPEREHDPNLLVGLDTSDDAGVYKLTDEIALIQTVDYFTPVVDDPYMFGQIAAANALSDVYAMGGKPKTVLNIVGFPIKELGPDVLAEILKGAADKTKEAGALIVGGHSIDDKEPKFGLSVTGLIHPDKILKNVGAKPGDSLVLTKPIGVGILTTGVKRDAVTPEQLQKVTDTMASLNKVAAECLEGLNPNAGTDVTGFGLLGHASEIARGSNVSLTLHFDQVPLLDGTVDLANQGIIPGGTKSNYEWLSEAVVYDEKLTQEERFILCDAVTSGGLLVSLPKEEAELYVQKLHENGIAEAAIVGEVTEKRECCLYAER is encoded by the coding sequence ATGAGCAATAAGACAATTAGATTAACACAACTATCCTCGAAAGCTGGTTGAGGATGTAAAATTGGTCCAAGTGACCTGGCGCAAGTGTTGCGTCAATTACCTGAAAGAGAACATGATCCAAACCTGTTAGTTGGACTTGATACCTCTGATGATGCTGGTGTATACAAACTAACAGATGAGATAGCATTAATTCAAACAGTAGATTACTTTACACCTGTTGTGGATGATCCTTATATGTTTGGCCAAATAGCTGCCGCTAATGCTCTAAGTGATGTATACGCTATGGGTGGTAAGCCGAAAACCGTACTTAATATTGTTGGATTTCCAATTAAAGAGTTAGGACCAGATGTATTAGCAGAAATCCTTAAGGGTGCAGCAGATAAAACAAAAGAAGCAGGAGCACTAATTGTTGGTGGACATTCCATTGATGACAAAGAGCCGAAATTTGGATTATCTGTAACTGGGCTAATTCACCCTGATAAAATTCTTAAAAACGTTGGTGCCAAACCAGGTGATTCTCTTGTTTTAACAAAACCAATTGGTGTTGGTATTTTAACAACTGGAGTAAAGCGTGATGCAGTAACTCCGGAACAGCTCCAAAAAGTTACTGATACAATGGCTAGCTTGAATAAAGTAGCCGCTGAGTGCCTAGAAGGGTTAAATCCTAATGCAGGTACAGACGTAACTGGTTTTGGTCTTTTAGGACATGCAAGTGAAATAGCAAGAGGAAGCAACGTAAGTTTAACATTACACTTTGATCAGGTCCCATTACTAGATGGAACTGTTGATCTTGCCAATCAAGGAATCATCCCAGGTGGGACTAAATCGAATTATGAATGGTTAAGCGAAGCGGTAGTGTATGATGAAAAGTTAACACAGGAAGAACGCTTCATATTGTGTGATGCCGTTACTTCAGGTGGATTACTAGTAAGCTTACCTAAAGAAGAAGCTGAGCTTTATGTTCAAAAGCTTCATGAAAACGGAATTGCTGAAGCTGCCATTGTTGGAGAAGTTACGGAAAAGCGTGAATGCTGCTTGTATGCTGAAAGATAA